In one window of Bradyrhizobium diazoefficiens DNA:
- a CDS encoding potassium transporter Kup: protein MTSDVVVTAPETAAANGHGDAHTTAGFGALTLGSIGVVYGDIGTSPLYAFREAVMAASGAEGAPTPAAVLGVVSLILWALIVVVTLKYVVILLRADNNGEGGTLALMALAQRAVGTGGATIVLLGIISGALFYGDAVITPALSVLSAVEGMKDVTATFEPYVVPLTVVILVGLFAVQSRGTARVAAFFGPVMCVWFAVIAVVAIHPIIAQPQVLLALNPLYAVSFMLHHGIIGFVTLGAVFLAVTGAEALYADLGHFGKRPIQTAWLFIVLPSLALNYLGQGALVLGDPGAIESPFFQLFPQGLVRGAMVVLATAATVIASQAVITGAYSLTRQAIQLGLLPRFEIRHTSEAHSGQIFIPRINQLLLVAVVLLVLLFRSSSALASAYGISVTGTMVVTAMMGFVVIWKVWKWSPFTAAALILPFLFLDLTFLAANLLKVFEGGWVPLALGSLMILMMYTWRRGSRLLFEKSRKLEFPLADLVAMLEKRPPQRVPGTAVFLTSDPLSAPTALMHSLKHYKVLHEKNVILTIETAQTPRIDPAERVKLEQISPTFSKVTLKFGFMESPNVPKALAIARKLGWQFDIMSTSFFLSRRALKPAAHSGMPRWQDRLFISLSRSANDATDYFQIPSGRVVEVGTQVTI from the coding sequence ATGACAAGTGACGTAGTAGTTACCGCCCCGGAAACGGCGGCGGCCAATGGGCATGGCGATGCCCACACCACCGCAGGTTTCGGCGCGTTGACGCTCGGCAGCATCGGCGTGGTCTATGGTGATATCGGCACCAGCCCGCTCTACGCGTTCCGCGAGGCGGTGATGGCAGCATCAGGCGCGGAGGGCGCGCCGACGCCCGCGGCCGTCCTCGGCGTGGTCTCGCTAATCCTGTGGGCGCTGATCGTCGTGGTGACGCTCAAATATGTCGTGATCCTGCTGCGCGCCGACAACAATGGCGAGGGCGGCACGCTAGCCCTGATGGCGCTGGCCCAGCGCGCGGTCGGCACCGGCGGGGCGACCATCGTCCTGCTCGGTATCATTTCCGGCGCCTTGTTCTACGGCGATGCCGTGATTACGCCGGCACTGTCGGTGCTGTCGGCCGTGGAAGGCATGAAGGACGTCACCGCGACGTTCGAGCCTTACGTCGTGCCCCTGACGGTGGTGATCCTGGTCGGCCTGTTCGCCGTGCAATCGCGTGGTACCGCCCGCGTCGCAGCCTTCTTCGGCCCGGTGATGTGTGTCTGGTTCGCCGTGATCGCGGTGGTGGCGATCCATCCGATCATTGCGCAGCCGCAGGTGCTGCTGGCGCTGAACCCGCTCTACGCCGTGTCCTTCATGCTCCACCACGGCATCATCGGCTTCGTGACGTTGGGCGCGGTGTTCCTGGCGGTCACCGGTGCGGAGGCGCTCTATGCCGATCTCGGCCATTTCGGCAAGCGGCCGATCCAGACCGCCTGGTTGTTCATCGTGCTGCCCTCGCTGGCGCTGAACTATCTCGGGCAGGGCGCACTCGTGCTCGGCGATCCCGGCGCGATCGAGAGCCCGTTCTTCCAGCTGTTTCCGCAAGGCCTTGTCCGCGGCGCCATGGTCGTGTTGGCCACCGCGGCGACCGTCATCGCGAGCCAGGCCGTCATCACCGGCGCCTATTCGCTGACGCGCCAGGCGATCCAGCTCGGGCTTCTCCCGCGCTTCGAAATTCGCCATACCTCCGAAGCCCATTCCGGCCAGATCTTCATCCCGCGCATCAACCAGCTGCTGCTGGTCGCCGTTGTGCTATTGGTGCTGCTATTCCGCTCCTCCAGCGCGCTGGCGTCGGCCTATGGCATCTCCGTCACCGGGACCATGGTGGTCACGGCGATGATGGGCTTTGTGGTGATCTGGAAGGTCTGGAAGTGGTCGCCGTTTACTGCGGCCGCCCTGATCCTGCCGTTCCTGTTCCTCGACCTGACCTTCCTCGCAGCCAACCTGCTCAAGGTGTTCGAGGGCGGCTGGGTGCCGCTCGCGCTCGGTTCGCTCATGATCCTCATGATGTACACGTGGCGGCGCGGCAGCCGGCTCTTGTTCGAGAAGTCGCGCAAGCTCGAATTCCCGCTCGCCGACCTCGTGGCGATGCTCGAGAAGCGGCCGCCGCAACGGGTGCCTGGCACCGCGGTATTCCTGACCAGCGATCCCCTGAGCGCGCCGACCGCGCTGATGCATAGTCTGAAACACTACAAAGTGCTGCACGAGAAGAACGTCATTCTCACCATCGAGACGGCGCAGACCCCGCGGATCGATCCGGCTGAGCGCGTCAAGCTGGAGCAGATCAGCCCGACCTTCTCCAAGGTGACGCTGAAGTTCGGCTTCATGGAATCGCCCAACGTGCCGAAGGCACTGGCGATCGCCCGCAAGCTCGGCTGGCAATTCGACATCATGTCGACCTCGTTCTTCCTGTCGCGCAGGGCGCTGAAGCCCGCCGCCCATTCCGGCATGCCGCGCTGGCAGGACCGCCTGTTCATCTCGCTCAGCCGCTCCGCCAACGACGCCACCGACTATTTCCAGATCCCGAGCGGCCGCGTGGTCGAGGTCGGCACGCAAGTGACGATCTAA
- a CDS encoding TIGR00730 family Rossman fold protein → MSTIKTVCVYCGSGPGTNPHFTEGAKAFGKALAENNIRLVYGGGSLGLMGSVATSVLDHGGTVTGIIPEFLRKRENALTRVQEMIVTPDMHERKRLMFERSDAFVALPGGVGTLEELVEQLTWKQLGRHAKPVLLANIDNFWEPLFSLLSHMRQTEFIRAGLSVDIIKADRVEDILPKLKSAVAQIAEAEKQLAPEIARKL, encoded by the coding sequence ATGAGCACGATCAAAACCGTCTGTGTCTATTGCGGCTCCGGTCCCGGAACCAACCCCCACTTCACCGAAGGCGCCAAGGCGTTCGGCAAGGCCCTCGCCGAGAACAACATCCGCCTGGTCTACGGCGGCGGCTCGCTCGGCCTGATGGGCTCGGTCGCCACCTCTGTGCTCGATCACGGCGGCACCGTCACCGGCATCATTCCCGAATTCCTCCGGAAGCGCGAGAATGCGCTGACCCGTGTGCAGGAGATGATCGTCACCCCCGACATGCACGAACGCAAGCGGCTGATGTTCGAGCGCTCCGACGCCTTCGTGGCCCTGCCGGGCGGCGTCGGCACGCTGGAGGAGCTGGTCGAGCAGTTGACCTGGAAGCAGCTCGGCCGCCACGCCAAGCCGGTGCTGCTCGCCAATATCGACAATTTCTGGGAGCCGCTGTTCTCGTTGCTGTCGCACATGCGCCAGACCGAATTCATCCGCGCCGGCTTGTCGGTCGATATCATCAAGGCCGATCGCGTCGAGGATATCCTGCCGAAGCTGAAGTCCGCCGTGGCGCAGATCGCCGAGGCGGAAAAGCAGCTCGCCCCGGAAATCGCGCGCAAGCTGTAA
- a CDS encoding SDR family NAD(P)-dependent oxidoreductase — MDMRGKTVLITGSTDGVGRYVASRLAAEGARVLIHGRDAARAKTLIDGIVKAGHNAPTFYQADLSSMAGTRELAAAVLHDHKRLDVFVSNAGIGSQNDGPQRQESRDGHELRFAVNYLSGFLLAHLLLPLLEAAAPSRIVNVASLGQHPIDFDDVMITKGYSGSRAYAQSKLSQIMFTIDLAAELKDAGITVNSLHPATYMNTTMVRAGGITPMSTVEQGGAAILHLVEGDDVAGKSGLFFNGMNEARANPQAYDVDARKRLRALSLELTGLSS, encoded by the coding sequence ATGGACATGCGCGGCAAGACGGTGCTCATCACGGGCTCGACTGATGGCGTTGGGCGCTATGTCGCAAGCCGCCTTGCCGCCGAGGGCGCGCGCGTCCTGATTCATGGCCGCGACGCCGCGCGGGCGAAAACGCTGATCGACGGGATCGTGAAGGCCGGCCACAACGCGCCGACCTTCTATCAAGCCGATCTGTCGTCCATGGCAGGCACACGCGAGCTTGCCGCCGCCGTGCTCCACGATCACAAGCGCCTCGACGTCTTCGTCAGCAATGCCGGCATCGGCTCGCAGAACGACGGACCGCAACGCCAGGAGAGTCGCGACGGTCATGAGCTGCGCTTTGCCGTGAACTATCTCTCCGGCTTCCTGCTCGCGCATTTGTTGCTGCCGCTGCTGGAGGCGGCCGCGCCCTCACGCATCGTCAATGTCGCCTCCCTCGGCCAGCATCCTATCGATTTCGACGACGTCATGATTACGAAGGGCTATAGCGGCTCGCGCGCCTATGCGCAGAGCAAGCTGTCGCAGATCATGTTCACGATCGATCTCGCCGCGGAGCTGAAGGACGCCGGCATCACCGTGAATTCGCTGCATCCGGCGACCTATATGAACACCACGATGGTGCGCGCCGGCGGTATCACGCCGATGTCGACCGTGGAGCAGGGTGGTGCTGCGATCCTGCATCTGGTCGAAGGCGACGACGTCGCGGGCAAGAGCGGTCTGTTCTTCAACGGCATGAATGAGGCGCGCGCCAATCCGCAGGCCTATGATGTCGACGCACGCAAGCGCCTGCGCGCGCTCAGCCTCGAGCTGACAGGACTTTCGTCCTGA
- a CDS encoding potassium transporter Kup: MTASITSTETQEGPVTSGFWALTLGSIGVVFGDIGTSPLYAFHEAVRGAAHGAPVTRIMVLGVLSLILWALLIVVTAKYVLLLLRADNNGEGGTLSLMALGQRALGRRSWFLLALGVVGASMFIGDSMITPAISVLSAVDGLKLATPAFEHYVVPLTVLILVLLFAVQSKGTALVASAFGPVMVIWFTVLAVLGVIHIADDPSVLAAINPYYALQFLLSHGTIGLVTLGAVFLAVTGGEALYADLGHFGRKPIQSAWMFFVLPSLLINYFGQGALVLSDPSAIEHSFYRMVPEHLLLPLIGLATAATVIASQAVITGAYSLVYQAVQLGLLPRFEVRYTSETHAGQIYLPRVNRLLLIGVMLLVLLFHTPSNLASAYGIAVSTTMVADGIMGFVVIWKLWNWRAATAAAVIMPFVLVDMSFFSANLLKLLEGAWVPLLFGAAMAGTIWTWRRGSGILIQKTRRIEVPLDDLIRSLEKRPPHIVKGTAVFLTSDPAFVPTALLHNLKHNKVLHEHNVILTIETAHTPRVDLSDRFRMEKISEKFSKVRLRFGFMEQPNVPKALAIARKQGWQFDIMSTSFFVSRRSLKASAQSGMPLWQDHLFIALSRSANDATDYFQIPTGRVVEVGTQVTI, from the coding sequence ATGACGGCGAGCATCACATCGACCGAGACCCAGGAAGGGCCGGTCACCTCCGGTTTTTGGGCCCTTACGCTCGGGAGCATCGGCGTCGTTTTCGGCGATATCGGGACCTCGCCGCTCTACGCCTTCCACGAGGCGGTCAGGGGCGCGGCGCATGGCGCGCCGGTGACGCGGATTATGGTGCTCGGCGTGCTGTCGCTGATCCTGTGGGCGCTGCTGATCGTCGTCACCGCCAAATACGTGCTGCTGCTCCTGCGCGCCGACAATAACGGGGAGGGCGGCACGCTCTCCTTGATGGCGCTCGGCCAGCGCGCGCTGGGCCGACGGAGCTGGTTCCTGCTCGCGCTGGGGGTGGTCGGCGCCTCCATGTTCATCGGTGATTCCATGATCACGCCCGCGATCTCGGTGCTGTCGGCGGTCGACGGCCTCAAGCTCGCGACGCCCGCGTTCGAGCACTATGTCGTGCCGCTCACGGTGCTGATTCTGGTGCTGCTGTTCGCAGTCCAGAGCAAGGGGACTGCGCTGGTGGCGTCGGCCTTCGGGCCAGTGATGGTGATCTGGTTTACCGTGCTGGCGGTGCTGGGCGTCATTCACATCGCCGACGATCCGTCGGTGCTGGCCGCGATCAATCCCTATTATGCACTGCAATTCCTGCTGTCGCACGGCACGATCGGCCTGGTGACGCTCGGTGCCGTCTTCCTCGCCGTGACCGGCGGCGAGGCGCTCTATGCCGACCTCGGCCATTTCGGCCGCAAGCCGATCCAGTCGGCCTGGATGTTCTTCGTGCTGCCGTCGCTGCTGATCAATTATTTCGGGCAGGGCGCGCTGGTGCTGTCCGACCCAAGCGCGATCGAGCACTCCTTCTATCGCATGGTGCCTGAACATCTGTTGCTGCCACTGATCGGCCTCGCGACCGCGGCGACCGTGATCGCGAGCCAGGCGGTGATCACCGGCGCCTATTCGCTGGTCTATCAGGCGGTGCAGCTCGGCCTCTTGCCACGGTTCGAGGTGCGCTACACCTCCGAGACCCATGCCGGCCAGATCTATCTGCCACGCGTCAACCGGCTGCTGCTGATTGGGGTGATGCTGCTGGTGCTGTTGTTCCACACGCCGAGCAATCTGGCGTCGGCCTATGGCATTGCGGTCTCCACCACCATGGTCGCCGACGGCATCATGGGCTTCGTCGTGATCTGGAAATTGTGGAACTGGCGCGCGGCAACCGCCGCGGCCGTCATCATGCCCTTCGTCCTGGTCGACATGAGCTTCTTCAGCGCCAACCTGCTCAAGCTGCTCGAGGGTGCCTGGGTGCCGCTGCTGTTTGGAGCTGCGATGGCGGGGACGATCTGGACCTGGCGGCGCGGCTCGGGAATCCTGATCCAGAAGACGCGACGGATCGAAGTGCCGCTGGACGATCTGATCCGCAGTCTGGAGAAGCGGCCGCCGCATATCGTCAAGGGCACGGCGGTGTTTTTGACCAGCGATCCGGCCTTCGTGCCGACCGCGCTGTTGCACAATCTCAAGCACAACAAGGTCCTGCACGAGCACAATGTGATCCTAACCATCGAAACCGCGCACACGCCGCGTGTCGATCTGTCCGACCGCTTCCGGATGGAGAAGATCAGTGAGAAGTTCTCAAAGGTCCGCTTGCGCTTCGGCTTCATGGAGCAACCGAACGTGCCCAAGGCGCTCGCGATCGCGCGCAAGCAGGGCTGGCAGTTCGACATCATGTCGACCTCGTTCTTCGTGTCGCGGCGGTCGCTGAAGGCCTCGGCGCAATCGGGCATGCCGCTCTGGCAGGACCATCTGTTCATCGCGCTCAGCCGGTCCGCCAACGATGCCACCGACTATTTCCAGATTCCGACGGGGCGGGTGGTTGAAGTTGGGACCCAAGTCACTATTTGA
- a CDS encoding phosphatidylcholine/phosphatidylserine synthase: protein MTPYDLRDPDIRRRRFRPIPVRMLVPNVITLLAICAGLTAIRLSIEGRMTLAVYAIVFAAALDGIDGRVARLIKGQSKFGAELDSLADFVNFGVAPGLMLYFWQLHELGNAGWIAAMVFAISMCLRLARFNATLDDPNKPAFAANFFTGMPAPAGAITVMLPIYAAFLDLGRWPAALTAGYTLLIAFLMVSRLPVFSGKSMRMRVPPELVLPAFVAVVFFIALLISYPWYVLSIGTVLYLLCLPLGYKSYRDQARALEATAPASGDVPSPPSAPTLANLSEPPQDDRRLH from the coding sequence ATGACGCCTTATGATTTGAGAGATCCCGACATTCGCCGCCGGCGGTTCCGTCCGATCCCGGTGCGGATGCTGGTGCCGAACGTCATCACGCTGCTGGCGATCTGCGCCGGGTTGACAGCGATCCGGTTGTCGATCGAAGGGCGGATGACGCTTGCGGTCTACGCCATCGTGTTCGCAGCCGCGCTCGACGGCATCGACGGCCGCGTTGCGCGGCTGATCAAGGGCCAGTCCAAATTCGGCGCCGAGCTCGACAGCCTCGCCGACTTCGTCAATTTCGGCGTCGCCCCCGGCCTGATGCTGTATTTCTGGCAGCTGCACGAGCTCGGCAATGCCGGCTGGATCGCAGCGATGGTGTTTGCGATCTCCATGTGCCTGCGGCTCGCGCGCTTCAATGCCACGCTGGACGATCCGAACAAGCCGGCCTTCGCCGCCAATTTCTTCACCGGCATGCCGGCGCCGGCCGGCGCGATTACCGTGATGCTGCCGATCTATGCCGCGTTCCTGGATCTGGGGCGCTGGCCTGCGGCCCTGACGGCCGGCTACACGCTGCTGATTGCCTTCCTGATGGTGTCGCGGCTACCGGTGTTCTCCGGCAAGAGCATGCGCATGCGGGTGCCTCCGGAGCTGGTGCTGCCCGCCTTCGTCGCGGTGGTCTTCTTCATCGCGCTTCTGATCAGCTATCCCTGGTACGTGCTCTCGATCGGTACAGTGCTGTATCTGTTGTGCCTGCCGCTCGGCTACAAATCCTATCGCGATCAGGCGCGCGCGCTCGAAGCCACGGCGCCCGCGAGCGGCGACGTGCCGTCGCCACCCTCGGCGCCGACATTGGCGAATTTGTCCGAGCCGCCGCAAGACGATCGCCGGCTGCACTGA
- a CDS encoding ABC transporter ATP-binding protein/permease, which produces MNPPHSPDVPDVPEPTSGPLERATLMGTLAHLWPYIWPGDRFDLKMRVVWSMVLLLAAKLITLTVPFSFKWATDALTGANTAPVQPDNWHLWVIASPLLLTASYGAMRIVMAVLTQWRDGIFARVAMHAVRKLATITFIHMHELSLRFHLERKTGGLTRVLERGREGIEVIVRMVILQLIPTIVEVSLLLAVLLWQFDWRYVLATLITVAVYMYYTYIATEWRIGIRRKMNDSDTEANTKAIDSLLNYETVKYFTAEAREAERYDRSVARYEESSVKAYTSLAVLNTGQAVIFTLGLTATMLMCANGVRNGTNTVGDFVLVNAMMIQLYQPLNFMGMVYREIKQAIIDIEKMFGVLGREAEIEDAPDAKPLVVSAGRVRFEDVRFAYEPTRPILKGISFEVPAGKTVAIVGPSGAGKSTISRLLFRLYDISGGKILIDDQDIREVTQGSLRASIGMVPQDTVLFNDTIRYNIRYGRWDAGDAEVEEAARLAQIDHFIRLSPKGYETQVGERGLKLSGGEKQRVAIARTVLKAPPILVLDEATSALDTHTEHEIQGALDRVAKNRTSLVIAHRLSTIVGADEIIVLDQGRIAERGTHASLLAQGGLYASMWNRQREAEAAREKLARMADSREAPNREPPPVEDVLTAQAAAE; this is translated from the coding sequence ATGAACCCACCTCATTCGCCAGATGTCCCCGACGTGCCGGAGCCTACCAGCGGACCGCTGGAGCGGGCGACCCTGATGGGCACGCTGGCGCATCTGTGGCCCTATATCTGGCCCGGCGACCGCTTCGACCTGAAGATGCGGGTGGTCTGGTCGATGGTGCTGCTGCTCGCGGCCAAGCTGATCACGCTCACGGTTCCCTTCAGCTTCAAATGGGCGACGGATGCGCTGACTGGCGCCAACACTGCGCCGGTGCAGCCCGACAATTGGCACCTCTGGGTGATCGCGTCGCCTCTGCTTCTGACTGCGAGCTACGGCGCGATGCGCATCGTGATGGCGGTGCTGACGCAATGGCGTGACGGCATCTTTGCCCGCGTCGCCATGCATGCGGTGCGCAAGCTCGCCACCATCACCTTCATTCACATGCACGAGCTCTCGCTGCGCTTTCACCTCGAGCGCAAGACCGGCGGCCTGACGCGTGTGCTCGAGCGCGGGCGCGAGGGCATCGAGGTCATCGTGCGCATGGTGATCCTGCAGCTGATCCCGACCATCGTCGAGGTCTCGCTGTTGCTGGCGGTGCTGCTCTGGCAGTTCGACTGGCGCTACGTGCTCGCGACGCTCATCACCGTCGCAGTCTACATGTACTACACCTACATCGCGACCGAGTGGCGGATCGGCATCCGCCGCAAGATGAACGATTCCGACACCGAGGCGAACACCAAGGCGATCGACTCGCTGCTCAATTACGAGACCGTCAAATATTTTACCGCCGAGGCGCGCGAGGCGGAGCGCTATGACCGTTCGGTCGCGCGCTACGAAGAATCGAGTGTGAAGGCCTATACCTCGCTCGCCGTGCTCAACACCGGGCAAGCCGTGATCTTCACGCTGGGGCTGACCGCGACCATGCTGATGTGCGCGAACGGGGTGCGCAACGGCACCAACACGGTCGGCGATTTCGTGCTGGTCAACGCCATGATGATCCAGCTCTACCAGCCGCTGAACTTCATGGGCATGGTCTATCGCGAGATCAAGCAGGCGATCATCGACATCGAGAAGATGTTCGGCGTGCTCGGCCGCGAGGCCGAGATCGAGGACGCTCCGGATGCGAAGCCGCTGGTGGTCTCCGCCGGCAGGGTGCGGTTCGAGGACGTGCGCTTTGCCTATGAGCCGACGCGGCCGATCCTGAAAGGTATCAGCTTCGAGGTGCCGGCCGGCAAGACGGTCGCGATCGTCGGCCCGTCCGGCGCCGGCAAGTCGACGATCTCGCGGCTGTTGTTCCGCCTCTACGACATCTCCGGCGGCAAGATCCTGATCGACGACCAGGACATCCGCGAGGTCACGCAAGGCAGCTTGCGCGCTTCGATCGGCATGGTGCCGCAGGATACCGTGCTGTTCAACGACACCATCCGCTACAACATCCGCTATGGCCGCTGGGACGCTGGCGATGCCGAGGTCGAGGAAGCGGCGCGACTGGCGCAGATCGATCATTTCATCCGCCTGTCGCCGAAGGGCTATGAGACTCAGGTCGGCGAGCGTGGCCTGAAACTGTCGGGCGGCGAGAAGCAGCGTGTCGCGATCGCGCGCACCGTGTTGAAGGCGCCGCCGATCCTGGTGCTGGACGAGGCGACCTCGGCGCTCGACACCCACACCGAGCACGAGATCCAGGGGGCGCTCGACCGCGTGGCCAAGAACCGCACCTCGCTGGTGATCGCGCACCGGCTCTCGACCATCGTCGGGGCCGACGAGATCATCGTGCTCGACCAGGGCCGTATCGCCGAGCGCGGCACCCATGCCAGCCTGCTCGCGCAGGGTGGTCTCTATGCCAGCATGTGGAACAGGCAGCGCGAGGCCGAGGCCGCGCGCGAGAAACTCGCCAGGATGGCCGACTCGCGCGAGGCCCCCAATCGGGAGCCGCCGCCGGTCGAGGACGTCCTCACGGCGCAGGCGGCCGCGGAGTGA
- a CDS encoding RraA family protein, producing MTDSATGPLPASVLEALGRYDTPTICNAMEIVAPERRLIGYTTKPLVCPFPDLPPMVGYARTVAIRSVLKSSLPAEEQSKRRIDYYEYVGTGFGPRISVIQDLDGPDVGYGAFWGEVQSNVHKALGCLGVVTDGSIRDTPQWAPGFQALAGSIGPSHAWVHAESFGGQVRVAGMTVKSDDLIHADRHGAIVIPLDVAARLPEAAELCGRREAPILEIARSPDFSLEKLKAALKRSAEIH from the coding sequence GTGACCGATTCCGCGACCGGGCCGCTGCCCGCTTCCGTCCTCGAAGCGCTGGGCCGCTATGATACGCCGACGATCTGCAATGCCATGGAGATCGTGGCGCCCGAGCGCCGGCTGATCGGCTACACCACCAAGCCGTTGGTCTGCCCGTTCCCCGATCTGCCGCCGATGGTCGGCTATGCCCGCACGGTTGCGATCCGCTCGGTGTTGAAGTCGTCGCTTCCGGCTGAAGAGCAGTCGAAGCGCCGCATCGACTATTACGAATATGTCGGCACCGGCTTTGGGCCGCGCATCTCGGTGATCCAGGACTTAGACGGCCCCGACGTCGGCTATGGCGCGTTCTGGGGCGAGGTGCAGAGCAACGTGCACAAGGCGCTGGGCTGCCTCGGCGTCGTCACCGACGGTTCGATCCGCGACACGCCGCAATGGGCCCCCGGCTTCCAGGCGCTGGCCGGCTCGATCGGCCCGTCGCATGCCTGGGTGCATGCCGAGAGTTTTGGCGGCCAGGTGCGCGTCGCCGGCATGACCGTGAAGTCGGACGATCTGATCCATGCCGACCGGCACGGCGCCATCGTGATCCCGCTCGACGTCGCCGCAAGGCTGCCCGAGGCCGCGGAGCTCTGCGGCCGCCGCGAGGCGCCGATCCTCGAGATCGCGCGCAGCCCCGACTTCTCGCTGGAGAAGCTCAAGGCCGCGCTGAAGCGCTCGGCGGAGATCCACTGA
- a CDS encoding flagellar motor protein MotB codes for MAKKKREEAHGGHGWFVTFADLMALLLAFFVMLVAFSTQDAEKLKIVAGSMRDAFGVQTEARYSGIIESDGLPTRARLKNVDHIQPEESSNTPTPDQEDRDRTSGAKLKVDRNFALAAASLRQALQDMPELTEMSKHIMFEETKQGLNLEIVDQDGRSMFADGSKVPYDRTRRLIEKLAIPLKATPLRVSIAGHTAAGFVPTRSDYGAFDLSADRANAVRQILEREGLPPAHVFAVSGKADTQPLFPDDPSLAANRRVTITLMREDPPLPPNLKP; via the coding sequence ATGGCAAAGAAAAAACGCGAAGAAGCACACGGCGGCCATGGCTGGTTCGTGACGTTTGCCGATCTGATGGCCTTGCTGTTGGCGTTCTTCGTGATGCTGGTCGCGTTCTCCACCCAGGACGCAGAAAAGTTGAAGATCGTCGCCGGCTCCATGCGCGACGCCTTCGGCGTCCAGACCGAAGCGCGCTATTCCGGCATCATCGAATCCGATGGGCTGCCGACACGCGCGCGGCTGAAGAACGTCGACCACATCCAGCCCGAAGAATCCTCCAACACGCCGACGCCGGACCAGGAGGATCGCGACCGCACGTCGGGCGCGAAGCTGAAGGTTGATCGCAATTTTGCGCTCGCCGCCGCCTCTCTGCGCCAGGCCTTGCAGGACATGCCGGAACTGACCGAGATGTCCAAGCACATCATGTTCGAGGAGACCAAGCAGGGCCTCAACCTCGAGATCGTCGACCAGGACGGCCGCTCGATGTTCGCTGACGGCTCCAAAGTGCCCTATGACCGCACCCGCCGCCTGATCGAGAAGCTCGCGATCCCGCTCAAGGCGACCCCCTTGCGCGTCTCCATCGCCGGCCACACCGCGGCCGGCTTCGTGCCGACCCGCAGCGATTACGGCGCCTTCGACCTGTCCGCCGACCGCGCCAACGCCGTGCGCCAGATCCTCGAGCGCGAGGGGCTGCCACCGGCCCACGTCTTCGCCGTCTCCGGTAAGGCCGACACCCAGCCGCTCTTTCCCGACGATCCATCGCTCGCTGCCAACCGCCGCGTGACCATCACCCTGATGCGTGAAGATCCGCCGTTGCCGCCGAACTTGAAGCCGTAA
- a CDS encoding VOC family protein: MIDHISVGVSELERAAKFYEATLAALGLTRLVTRPRTVGFGKAYPEFWINLREGMQRVQPESGVHICLRAKSISEVDAFHAAALATGGASDGAPGIRPHDRVRYYAAFVVDPDGNRIEAVTFPQE; this comes from the coding sequence ATGATCGACCACATCTCCGTCGGCGTCAGCGAGCTCGAACGCGCCGCAAAGTTCTACGAGGCCACGCTCGCCGCCCTCGGGCTCACCCGTCTGGTCACGCGGCCGCGAACGGTCGGCTTCGGCAAGGCCTATCCGGAGTTCTGGATCAATCTGCGCGAGGGCATGCAGCGCGTGCAGCCGGAGAGCGGTGTGCACATCTGCCTGCGGGCAAAGTCAATCAGCGAGGTCGACGCATTTCATGCCGCCGCGCTTGCAACTGGCGGCGCATCCGATGGCGCGCCGGGTATCCGCCCGCACGATCGCGTGCGCTATTACGCGGCCTTCGTCGTCGATCCCGATGGCAATCGGATCGAGGCGGTGACGTTTCCGCAGGAGTGA
- a CDS encoding motility protein A, giving the protein MDIMTGAGLVAGLIVIATMVFLGGDLHMFISDHAAIIIFGGSSAATMIRFPLSVLAHGLPLGLKFAFTMSRLSAHDLVDELARIAEIARKQGPVGLEKVETDEPFLAKGIRYVADGYDLDFIRDNLERDRDNFLLHLNEGSKIYRAVGDCAPAFGMIGTLIGMVQMFSNMSDPSKLGPFMATALLATLYGALVANLLCLPIADKLHGKLIDEETNRTLIIDGILMIRDSKSPTLVREMLLAYLPEKHRHAEGEPVPA; this is encoded by the coding sequence ATGGATATTATGACGGGCGCCGGCCTCGTGGCGGGCCTGATCGTCATCGCGACGATGGTGTTTCTGGGCGGCGATCTGCACATGTTCATCAGCGATCATGCGGCGATTATCATCTTCGGAGGATCGTCCGCAGCGACCATGATCCGCTTTCCGCTCTCGGTGCTGGCGCACGGCCTGCCGCTCGGCCTCAAGTTCGCCTTCACGATGAGCCGACTGTCGGCGCACGATCTGGTCGACGAACTCGCCCGCATCGCTGAGATCGCCCGCAAGCAGGGCCCGGTCGGCCTGGAGAAGGTCGAGACCGACGAGCCCTTCCTCGCCAAGGGCATCCGCTACGTCGCCGACGGCTACGACCTCGATTTTATCAGGGACAATCTGGAACGCGACCGTGACAATTTCCTGTTGCATCTCAACGAAGGCAGCAAGATCTACCGCGCCGTCGGCGACTGCGCGCCTGCGTTCGGCATGATCGGAACGCTGATCGGCATGGTGCAGATGTTCTCGAACATGTCGGATCCCTCGAAGCTCGGCCCGTTCATGGCGACCGCCCTGCTGGCAACTCTCTACGGTGCGTTGGTCGCGAACCTGCTCTGCCTGCCGATCGCCGACAAGCTGCACGGCAAGCTGATCGACGAGGAGACCAATCGCACGCTGATCATCGACGGCATTCTGATGATTCGCGACTCCAAGAGCCCGACTTTGGTGCGCGAAATGCTGTTGGCCTATCTGCCCGAGAAGCATCGCCACGCCGAAGGCGAGCCGGTTCCGGCGTAA